The genomic interval GCCCtttgaataaaattatcttCGATGAAGGCGTCCACATTGtgagaaacaaaaataaaacgtATATTATGTAATCAAACTTTACCATCTTTGTAGTTTTGTAATGTCTCCCGACTCTTATcaataatagtttaattttgtAGGAACacaatttgttttaaataaattgattacgtaaaattgttattttttgctAAAAATGATGAAAGTAAAATGATTTGCGTTTGAATACAATTATGTAAAATGAGTTGAGTGATAAGTAAAAggttaaaaatcatttatagaaGCACAAATTACAAATTCCAACTTAAGTCACAATTGATTATAgagacaaaatcaattttactcaaaaacaactaaatatatcaaaattatttttaaatgtgtgtTTGGTTCTATGATAAAAACAATGATTTCAAATGAGTTAATTGTGTAAAATTTGATTTGAGTTAAAGGTAAGTtgaatataaactattttaagttttgatatatcaaattaaaaatgaattgaacaataaatttaagtGTAAAAATTACGTTTGAATTCAAAACTTAAAACTAGATAACAACTaatcatgtcaaaattaattttatgcctCAAACATCGATTTTAAATCCtccaaaaataaatctaaacatacatctatttaaaattgattgtaaCTTGTAAGAATTGTAAGAAGTGATTAatgttagaaaattattttaaattgaaataactACTTCTTTAGCAACTTATTTTAGAtccatacaaattaaaaatcacaagagaaaatatatatattttattttattttataaataattttgtttatattgcactaaattcaattttagttataaattttattttaaaaaaattcaaaacaaatgtGTTTTAAATAAGAATTCTAATTGGGCTTTAAAATGATTGAATTTTGATTGATTGGGCTTGTAATTGTATAAGCCTGCACAAGTTGAAACCAAAACAGATTGATTGATTGGTTCTTCTGTAACTAACCAAATTCGTTTCTGGCTCTGAAAAAGTCGCCATAGTCGACGTTTTCATTTTAGGGAGAGAAAATCAGAGTTTGTTCTGctttgagagagagagagagaggagagATAGGAGAGAGAGAAGGTACCATGATAACGCGATCGAATCTAGCGGAACAGCTGCGGGATTATCAGATTCGATCCAAGCATGATTGGGCCTCTGTCTCCTTCTTCTCCTCTACTTCTTCCAATATCACCACTTCCAGGTACGTCAAACCAAACtattcaatttcttttcatttttattattattgcaaaattattattttccctgttttatttctatcaaagcaccattttttattttattttataattttcagtTTACTGTTTGTTTCTCGCAATAATTGCACACGAGTGTGACATGATTCCAGTTTTCATAACTTGTTTGAATCAACAATTCGGCTAGATGGtctaattttcattttcattttgaaGTTGCAATATTTTATTCTTCCTCTGGATTTTTCTTAAGATGGAATTTGTCGTTAATATTATATGATTATGAATTTATTATGTAGAAAAAgtgttataaataataaaaaaattgtgcaTACCATTGGACACATCGATTCGTGTGTCGTGTTGGTTGTGCTTAATCTTAAGGTTTTGGATATAGCGGTATAGGTGTTCTCCAAATTAAGGTAGGATTTTGTTCGAACATTAAGCCTGACATTACAGAAAACCGATAAATAAAGGCACACAAGAATATAACTATTGATCATAGAATTCGGCCAATCGTGCCCATGTCTTGAACAAATGCCCACTTATCAGCAAATATAAGCTATGCTCGGTAGTTTTCTTAACCAGGATTTAGGATAGTTAGCGAATATAGAAGGGAAACATGGGTTTTGATTCATATTATTTCATAGTCTTAGAAAAAGGgcttatataatatataatgttTTGTTGGCCATAATCTTGAAATTTGCGGATGTGAAAATTTGCTTCAATTCTAAGATTCATTGGTTACAAAAATACCTAACGGCATAGTTAGTAGTTACTTTGGGGTAATGTGATCTCTAAGATTGGTATGTTATTGAATTTTATCTCGACCAGTGTATATAGTCAGTGCTTTTCTATATTCTAGCACAATTGTTTCGAATGAGACTATGAGAGGTGTgtcaaacaaaaagtttcctTGGAATAGCTAATCAGCAACAATGATTATTCAATCTGGATTTCTTTCTCCCAAGCACTTTTGATCTCAGATCTCTTGCTGCTTTGAAAAATGATTTGCTTTTTAAGGGAGCTCTATAATATTTCAGACTTCTTACTGATGAAtcttttttattcaattgaCGGGATGCGTATTTGCTAGTTATTGTTTTACCGAGCCTTTGAACCATCTTATAATCATCAATCTTTACATTTTTTGTTGAACtccaaaaagaaaaaggaattgCAATTTGCAAGCTAACACAGAACAATGTttacctatttaaataaaaaacttggtGTAAGGAGGGTGAAGGAGTATTGACTGATTACTGGTGTTGACTCCACCTTATTTAGCACTTTCTTGGTGATGTTAAAGGTTCTAAGTTCCAACCGATTTGTGTTTTGACAATTGAGTTGTTTGTCAGTGATTGTGCAATTGGAGAAACTTGAAATCGAatgatgatatttttattagatgGAGCTGGATAATGGTGTTTTCTTGGCTTTTTCTTTTGGGGCAAGATTCTTGGCTTAAATTTAATAGAAAACTAACGCGTATTTAGCAATTTCAGTTCAAATAAAAGCAtatgtgtttatttttaaataaaatagaaaaagagagaTCAAATGTGTTGTTTTCTTGGATTGATTACTTTGTATTGCAGTTGTTTAGGACAATTGACTTCAGGCCCTATGTTTCTTATAAAATACTTGTGGTGTGGAGtctttattgttatatatattacttGTTGTTTGTTTATTACTGCTTTTTGTACAACATGATATAATGGACATTGATGTTTTCTTGTTTACTCTTTGTTATGGTGCAGGGTGGATGTGGTGGTCTTTGTAATATGGGAACTTGTGATTTTAGCTTTCTTGGTTTTCTCAGTTGTTTCTTTGTACTTTAAGCACATCCGGCTTGCTTTCGTATTAGTCTGCATCACAGTGCTATTGCTTTTATGCATGAAAATTACAAAGCAAGTAAGACTAGCAAGGAAAAAGAAACGAAGGATGCTCCTTCCATTATCAATGTAAAGTGGTTTCAAGTACTGATCTTTGGCCTATTTCCTTTTCTCACACCACCTTTTTATTGGAATAGGGTCTCGGCCATTCATGACCATTTTCCGTTGGTCGAGCTTCTCATTCATCACTGAGTTGTGTAACTTCTGATTCCGCCTATAGCAAGGCGACTAAAGAATATAAATGATACTTTTACTTCTAAACAAGCTAATCCAGTTGGTTCATGTTGATCCTTATTGGAGGTGGTGTAGCTTAGTTGTGCTAGGATCTTGTCACgtatatctatatattttgcatttcttttgctgtttaTGTTTATGTATACGTAGTACAACTGATGCAAATTACTATGAAGTTTTTGACCCTGTTGATAGAGCGACAAACTTATATGTTAAAGTTCAAATATATCAGGCGAATTCTTGTGTAAAGACAACATATATGCAAGTAGTTTTAGCTGTGTGATATTATGCAGAAGGTGCTTAATTTTTGGCACATTCCTCATATTAACTTTGTTCTATTTCCACACATTGAACACAAAGTTGTCTTATGATTCACTAATGAGATGGGCAATTGGAATAGAGTGGTGAAGCATTCTATGATCTATCAATTTCATCTCTAAAGGTCAATGGCTCACTAGTAACATCCCATGTGTGTGCTGCTTAAGCAAATGCTAGAAAATCAACTTCTGGggtatgatttttattttggttacaaGAGAGAAAATTAAATCTTACAGGGTAGTATTGAGAATAGTATAAATTGATGTTACTACTATGGATTGAAGAAGTGGATCTGAATGCCCAGTGCTACTATTCCCCAAATGGCTCCTGTCACAACCAGTACACTTAGAATCATCCCAATTACCCCGAGCGTCCAGTTCAGGTACCAAGTTGTGCTATGCTTTTTCGGTTTCTTGATCTGTATCCACATGAAACAGGGATAAGCTAATGTTATTGGTAGAGCAACGCCTCCAATGAGGCCAGCCAAACTTGGCAAGAATGGTAACGCTATGGCGATAAATAATGTGAGGCACCCGAAGAGACCTCTGAAGACTATCCGTAGCCACCTCGGGCAAGGTCTGTTTCTTGTACTGGTGTATCTGAATTCTAGATTGTCAAATATTGGCATTGCATAAATTTGGAACGAACTGAGGCTGTTGATGACAACCAGTAAGCTTGTCAAAGCGATGATTAACTTTGATGTATCATGTTCATGGTATTTGTGCAAAGCACTCAACATTCCTCCGTTGGAAGGTATCTGGCATCAAATTGTACCAACCAATCTATTATTGATTAGATTCTATGATTAATTGTTGTTAGGTTAATAATAGCTGAAAGGGCACTCTACTAAGTACACGACACTTACCAAATTCCCATAGGCCCAATAGCCTCCAATGGCTATGGGGAACAAACAAAAGGCAATGACTAGATAAGCAAACTTAACACCTTTCCACATGGCCAAACGTGATGGATTCTTAGAATCGGAACATATGGTCCCCTGCAACAAAAAACACAAACTTGTAattgttaaatcaaaaatcaaaataatatagtttTTGTCAAAATTACAATACTATACTTTGGTTTGGTTGTGTCAAATTCACCGGCAATCCAAATATGTACTGAATGAACGAGttcatatcatatattttttacattacCTGAATTTCTAGCACAAGGTTGTGACCTCTAAAAGCTAAGGCAATGATACCAAGTGCATTCAACACGCTAAAAATCCTTGTGGCTTGTGATTGTCCCATTGATGGCTCATAGGATATATTAGCAAGCCTACCTTGGAATACGGAAACAATCCATATCATAGAACAATAACTAACAGCTGTGATAGCTCCTATAAGAGAAACACCTGCGATTGAATTTAGGTTTGGAAGCTGAGCAAGCAAAATGGCAGCCACAGTAAATACTAAATACCACTCTATGGTTTTGAGTTGGTATAAGCTGGATGCTTCTCCACACATAATCTGaaataatatcttcattgtGCCACCTCCAATCATAATCAATGTCACACATGTCCCACCAGATAAATACTGGACGGGGAAGAGTACCAGTAATTTTCCTAGCTTTTCTCCTGCAATCATGGTGATCAATAGacaggaaattttaaattaattttgctTCTACTTTTCTCTGTTTATTATGTTATCGAAGTTACTATTTGGACCAACCTTGcacaacatatataaataaaatataatggtgGACTTACACTTTATTAAGGtaagttgaaaaataaagtgATTTATAGTCAAGCACAAATGCTAGATTAGAGGGAGACAAATAttagtaaatattttattattaaaaaataattcacaGACTCATGTGTAAAGTCATTCAACTGCATATTGTAGCTTTTCTAAAAGTAGTTGAAATAAGTCCACCTTTTACTCAAACAAAAAAATCCACTTTAAAATTTGCTAAGTTTTCACAAGTATGTtcgttaaaattaattataaaaaaatcaatgaatGAGGTTTTTCAACTTTAATTTGGTGTTTTCTGGCTAGGAACATATGCACGTAATAGTGTGATGTAAGGTTGACTTATTTTAACCACATAAACACCGGTCATTTTTTCACAACACATGTCCATTTTTCCTTCAGAAAACTATCTTAAACTTAGAAAATTTATAGGCCCACCCACGCATAAGACACAACCATTTTGGACACACTAAGCACACATACActcttgaaaagaaaaatatagaaagaaaaaatattaaataatgttatttttaaaatgattaatgagTATGTACTTCTGTGTGTATGTGTTCAAATGATGTGTTTAAATGCTTGTgatcaagtaaatatttttcgTAATCCAGTTTGCACGtggaaaaaattgtttatattttttttaaaggaaaaaattaACCAATCATTTCAAAAgttaatgtaatatttaattttaacattttttttataatttaatttgttatctTACATCATCATGCAATATACACACTGATTGAGTAGCGTTGTTATAtgattgttttttagttttcagTACACAAATCAAATTAGTAACTTGTttgtttgttatatatatatatatattttttacaaaattatgttaagttttgtttttgaaagGTACAGAATTAAATTAACGTATTACCATTAAAAATAGTGAATTGCGAGTTTTATAAGTttgtatgtgtgtgtgtgtgtgtaaaaAGGATTTAATTGCACCATGCAGTATCAACAATTATAAATGcttataaaacatatttaatgtgatactgtatattttaaaaataaaaatgaatgtaTCTGTTCGtatgaaaacaaatttaatatagttattttatatatgaagTTACCTTCACTTTGTCAAAAAGAAGAAGTTacctattaaataaatttaatattaaaaagagaGACTATGTATGAGAAGATGTTGTTATATATGTAAACTCTAGTTACCATTTTAAGAATCTTGTTTATACTAAAAGCTGCAAAAAAATGCACAACTAAACTAAGCGATTTCTTACCAAATGCTTCCATAGCAAGTTGGAGGTATCTGCTATGACGTGGCCCTGAATCCGATTCATGAAGCTGAATCAGTAACCATAACGTGTATAGCTGCCATATGAAAGCTACACATAGACATAATATCCCCCAAGTCCTGCAcaaataaaaccaacacaaTAACAACTTTTACTAATAATATAATGTTCATATTCTATTCTCTATCACTAAAATATGTTTAGTGAAAACATAAAATCCTCTCTAAATTCAtcactaaaaattaataaataataaaattagagggaaattttttttttctaactcaaatattttttatttgaatttcttACTATATTTGTGTCACACAGTTATAGATCTagttgtttaatattaattaatcgaccatataatttaaattatttgattttaaattaatatttaagatTAATTATCTCGTGTAATTGCGTGATAATTTTATTGCAAGAAATtcaagtttaatatattttaaaaaattatttcttctaaaataaaaaattagtaaaaataagtaaatatacgagtaatattaaattactggtgattgattttatatatatatatatatatatatatatatatatataatataatataatataaattattaacttgATCGtcaattattattgatattattcattttaatttctaaaatgaATTTGTGACTTTAAAGAACAAGTTGTATTTTCAAATAGAATGatcctaaaatataaataaaaactaatatatttagtctaaattttagagaaaaagattAGTTTTGGTTTTAACTCATTGATTATAGGATATATGgagtatataaaatattattaattatatggtATAGTATTCTCACACTCACCAGCCAAGACTAGTAAAGGCCAAGGGAAGAACAAGTGCTTGAAATCCAATTCCAGAATTAAGCACATGAAACGCAGCATAATAAGCGTTTCCCTTCCTACATGCAGTGATTGGAAGCCAATCATCTTGTGGGTCAAACTTGGTGAAGTGACCAACTTCTTCAATAATGTTTTCAATGGCTTTCTTCATGGGGCTAGCTAAAGGAGTATTCATAAAACGAGAACCAAACGGGCTTTTGGGAAAGCTCATTAAATTAGGAGAATGTATCTGATTATTAATTTGAAGTGGAGGAGTTGAAATTGAAACTTCCGGTGAACTCTGTTTTTTCACTATTTCCATTACTTCTTCCATTATGCTATTTTCACTTTGTGTCTCACTCTTATATGAAGTTAAATTCACGACTTAGAGTTTCATGTTAATACTTAGCATCCTTGGTTATATATAGTATAGCATAAAGAGGACGTGAGTGTGATCATATAAGGTTATTTTTTATtccattaatataatattaacgaTCATGTGGATTATAATATTATTGGTTGTTGCTTAACTTGCTTGTATAGTGTTTATCTTTGACCATTCACACTTCAATTGGACTGGCGGCTGACTTTTATGAGAAACAAGTTTGGACATCCTTAACCGTTTGATCAATATTAgagatttatatttaaaattatgaactaaaaattaaatctgGATTAAGATGATCATATGATTATCAATATCTTTCATTGCACGAATACAAAAATATCCTCAccacaataaatttaatttcaataagtCTAATAACTCTAGTCAcaactattgaatttaaaaaaaaaaaaaacttttaatttggTTCTAATAAGTAGTTCATCGATTTAGTATTTTGATTGCTTTAAAAAGCAGGGTAAAAGATTATAATTTAAAgacaaaagttaaaaatatgaattattaaaatataataaatagttcATCAATTTAATCTTTCGATTGCTTTAAAAGTAGGATAAatgattataatttaaatattaaattgacggattaataataatttaaaaactatttattatatttaatgattGAGAGATTAAATTGGAGAATGAATAATAACCaaattgatgtgttagtttaacggtataaaataattttatattgtgattcataaaaattagtataaaataattttacactgtGATTCATAAAAATGATCTTTCTCTCGCTATTTCCGGTGAGTGACGTAATgcaactaattttaaaatatctttataattTATCAAGTACATTTGCATCTTCTAGTTTATCCATCCATATCTAAGCTTAGGAAGTTTAAAAAAGAACATATGACGGCAGCAAAATAAGATTATTTGCGTAATTTTATAACCATATATAAGACTCGTAAACTTAGCTAATATAGCTTGTTCCTAGATGTTTCTTCCCCTCAATCACTGTCCcaagttttgtttgaaatatatTACCCTTTCTTTTGGGTCATTAATTTGCTTTCCGTGCATAAAAACACGTTGAATTTGGTTGTTATTGTGTCTCGACAATCAACGAAAGCTCGAGGAATTCACCAAAATACGGAAAAAACTTTAGGGCTTTGAATGCAAGCGCACCAACAAATTTTCAATGTCTTGCAACCATTGTGCAACTCCTTTTGAAACCAAGTTATTAGGTCTTTTTAGTCGCATGTATGGCTAAGGTGGCACCATCTTTTGCTAAAGTTACTTTGGAGCTACCATTCTTTAATTTTCTTGACAAGACTTcctttaattttcaatatatcaCTTTGTTTCCTACTTGTCTCTGCCtcattataaaattgattttgttttttttttataaagcatttttatatttagtccaatattgttttattattaaattaaatcatgTGGGTTTGACTGATAGATAACATGTTCAAGTtttaagataataatttaaaggaaATTCAAAgtattaattttcaaatttttataataaagtgACATAAAGATTGATCTAACTGCCCTATGTGATTATCACATGTTTTTTTTATGGGGGTGGATAGAAATAGTAATTACACacaaaaaattgacaaacacaaaaaataaataaataataactatgATGTTTTGGAAGATGTGGAAATTAAGTAGAAAtgtcaaatatcaaacaaattAATGTGAGGGGATTGAAGAGTTAATTATGGTCACAACAAATAAAAGTCATGCTTGAGGTGTGTAGAAGTGCACATGCCATATATAATACGAATATGgttatattgaataatatttttcacttttttagaatgaatgaaaaaaaaaaaacaaaaaagaaaaaacaaaacaaaacaaaaaaaacaagagTCTAGTCACGGATCCAGGACCTTGGACCGGCGAatgcaaattattttaaaaagctatagtaatacaaagataaaaataaaaatattagaattagGGATGTATATACGCGCAGATCGAATCACCAACCCGATCACCCAATTGGATCCGATCCGGCCTAACTCGTTGAAACCCATTTATATTTGGTTCGGGTAATGAATTCAACAATTTGAACCTATCGACTCGTAGACCTGACTATGTAacttgttatatattttttttttaaattttgtttggtAGCTCAATAGATTTTcattggcttaattgcagttttggtctcctattttagctgaatcgcaaaagtagtccccccattttgtttctccccagttcgggtcccccaaacagaattttggtcaaaaacttgatgaaatttcattttttaaagtcgtactacaccatttataataatagattccaggtacaattgttgcaaatgagattttgaggcatgatgtgacttaaataaatgcaaaaaaaatgaacatCACCAACCATTTTAGCTTACTAAGGTACCATGCTTttttaataatagtattttatttttagagtacTTACTATTTTCAAATACAATACTAAAACAAGAGTGTTTAATAGATTTAAATGTACAAAAATTAAACTAAGTTCATCATAAGTATAAATTTTTGCATAAGCATCATTTTTGCTCATAAATAGTATTTAccaaatgtaaataatttaaactaaACTTATCATAAGCATAAGCTTTCagttcatattttcattatgcaaaactataacaaaatataacatttcATATAAATATCAGTTATGAGCACATATAGTACAAAAGAAGAACGTGGCAGCATCGCGGCCGGTAGAACAAAAGAAGAAGGTGGGCAGCGGCGCGACTTCAAACATATATGGAACAAAAGAAGAAGGTGAATGCAGATATGCAATAGAAGAAGAAGGTGTATAACAATCGTTGAATATCTCAAGAAGAAAAGTAATGAaaatggcttaattgcagttttggtccccctattttagttgattcgcgaaagtagtcccctcattttgtttctcctcagttttggtcccccaaacagaattttggtcaaaaacttgatgaaatttcattttttaaagtcgtactacaccatttataataatagattccaggtacaattgttgcaaatgagattttgaggcatgatgtgacttaaataaatgcaaaaaaaatgaaatttcatcaagttttggaccaaaattctgtttgagggaccaaaactgaggagaaacaaaatgaggggactactttcgcgaatcaactaaaatagggggaccaaaactgcaattaagccatttTCATTACTTTTCTTCTTGAGATATTCAACGATTGTTATACACCTTCTTCTTCTATTGCATATCTGCATTCACCTTCTTCTTTTGTTCCATATATGTTTGAAGTCGCGCCGCTGCCCACCTTCTTCTTTTGTTCTACCGGCCGCGATGCTGCCACGTTCTTCTTTTGTACTATATGTGCTCATAACTGATATTTATATgaaatgttatattttgttatagttttgcataatgaaaatatgaactGAAAGCTTATGCTTATGATAAGTttagtttaaattatttacatttggTAAATACTATTTATGAGCAAAAATGATGCTTATGCAAAAATTTATACTTATGATGAACTTAGTTTAATTTTTGTACATTTAAATCTATTAAACACTCTTGTTTTAGTATTGTATTTGAAAATAGTAAgtactctaaaaataaaatactattattaaaaAAGCATGGTACCTTAGTAAGCTAAAATGGTTGGTGATGTGGTGGACCAAGTAGCTCCTAATCAATTTGTTCCACAAGCACAACAAGCTTCATCACAAAAAATACAAGATTTAGGCCTCTTATCATTGCCGTCAACTCAAGGAAACGAGGTAAACAAAAGAAAATCTAGTAAAGCATCTTCTAGTGCTTGGTTACATTTTAATAAGAGAAATGATACAGGTACATGTAAGTATTGTGAGAAAGTGTACGcagttttgatatatttttccgtaaaataaaaaacaagttattatttatgtataatcCGTCAACCCAATCCAACCCATTCTTGATCAGTTCGGTTCgggttaaatgaaaaaaatacgaGTTTCGAACTTAACTCAACTCAAAGATAATCGATTGGATTGGATATCGAATTTTGTCAAAATCGACTCAATCCAACCCACGTACACccctaattaaaattataaaattttaatatatatttaatatttaataaaaattaaacaccTTATAATTATACCGTATAAAACTTTTATGTTTATCACTGGTAAAATctcattaaataatataattttatttgtatcgGTATATAAAATTTACGTCATATATATGTTGgatatagtttataatactaTTCTTGGAACTAAATGCTTTGTATCAATTAGCTCAGTGGCAAACTTACTCAGAGTACTGGTGCCTTTTCAAAACAAAGTTCCATTCCAGAAAAAACCAATTTTGTAGTATATTACTTTTGAATTTCACATTTTTTACaacaattttgaatttcaaataaaaatcatagTGTGTAAATTTATTGGAGAGATATGGTCaactttttcaaattcaaagtgGACAGTATGGACAAATAAAACGAGTCTTCTTAAGAGTGAAGGGAGTCACAATTatcctaaaattttatttttctataaaaataggtatacctataattatatttatctataatatatggtatatataattaatgcctcgttaacttttttaaattgtgAAGTAACTTAGTGgtaatagatatttttataaatcttaTGTCTGCAGTTTGATTCTCCATGATAGTGGTTTGTAAATACTTGGATTCAAAGCGGACacatttaatacatttaaaaactaaaattaccaCTACACCAAGATAAGATATATAAGATTAATtgaaaatgttatattttatattgaccTCATCTATAAAATTTGTTAACATCGCTCCTATGTATAGGGAGAAAAGACAATCGATGTAAATGGTGTAACACTTAAATGTCATGTTGtcaaaaataagaagaaaaataaatagaattatAAAGGTAAGTTTAAAAGATTGAAGGTGTGCAATTAAAGGTGGATAACCATACCAACTAACTACTAAGATAAATGGATAATTACCTAAAGTTACTAGgaaaaaatagagaagaaaaataatataatattaagtgAACAATTCACTCAATTCTCACTCAAGAGTaataacaaatgaataattCTAAATTTAATGATGTAAcactaataaaatagaattaaaagtTAGTGTATTATGAAGTGACTTATCATTGTGTTTCGGTGACATAAATTTGTATGAGGGTAGATCAAATGGAATATAGATGTATCATTTTCTTCACGAAAATCTTTCTTATCTATAATCATAATGTATTttagagataaataaaaatgttatccATAAAAACTATGTGAGATTCATTTAATCTCTCAATTGATAAAAAATCAAGTGTTTAACACTACAATGTCAAATATAGCCATCgtatctttattttatcttctgTAATATTTTTAGAAGACAAACAAATTAGATCACCAAGCACTTTAGTTAAAATCACCACATTTTAGCTAGCTctaacttt from Cicer arietinum cultivar CDC Frontier isolate Library 1 chromosome 5, Cicar.CDCFrontier_v2.0, whole genome shotgun sequence carries:
- the LOC101491681 gene encoding uncharacterized protein: MITRSNLAEQLRDYQIRSKHDWASVSFFSSTSSNITTSRVDVVVFVIWELVILAFLVFSVVSLYFKHIRLAFVLVCITVLLLLCMKITKQVRLARKKKRRMLLPLSM
- the LOC101491992 gene encoding lysine histidine transporter-like 8, which codes for MEEVMEIVKKQSSPEVSISTPPLQINNQIHSPNLMSFPKSPFGSRFMNTPLASPMKKAIENIIEEVGHFTKFDPQDDWLPITACRKGNAYYAAFHVLNSGIGFQALVLPLAFTSLGWTWGILCLCVAFIWQLYTLWLLIQLHESDSGPRHSRYLQLAMEAFGEKLGKLLVLFPVQYLSGGTCVTLIMIGGGTMKILFQIMCGEASSLYQLKTIEWYLVFTVAAILLAQLPNLNSIAGVSLIGAITAVSYCSMIWIVSVFQGRLANISYEPSMGQSQATRIFSVLNALGIIALAFRGHNLVLEIQGTICSDSKNPSRLAMWKGVKFAYLVIAFCLFPIAIGGYWAYGNLIPSNGGMLSALHKYHEHDTSKLIIALTSLLVVINSLSSFQIYAMPIFDNLEFRYTSTRNRPCPRWLRIVFRGLFGCLTLFIAIALPFLPSLAGLIGGVALPITLAYPCFMWIQIKKPKKHSTTWYLNWTLGVIGMILSVLVVTGAIWGIVALGIQIHFFNP